One window from the genome of Salvia miltiorrhiza cultivar Shanhuang (shh) chromosome 7, IMPLAD_Smil_shh, whole genome shotgun sequence encodes:
- the LOC130993615 gene encoding 1,4-dihydroxy-2-naphthoyl-CoA synthase, peroxisomal-like, with the protein MAFGMTDKDIESINRRMASVSGHLIPAGFHDGNDNVALSNCSSGMDDTYHRVHGEVPTYIPQWKPVFDDPANPFTDIIYEKAEGIAKITINRPERRNAFRPQTVKELMRAFNDARDDNSIGVIIFTGKGTKAFCSGGDQSFRGKEGYADYDSFGRLNVLDLQVQIRRLPKPVIAMVAGYAVGGGHVLHMVCDLTIAAENAIFGQTGPKVGSVDAGYGASVMDRLIGPKRAREMWFMARFYNAAEADKMGLVNTVVPLEKLEEETVKWCREILRNSPMAIRVAKSALNAVDDGHSGLQQMGGDATLLFYGTEEGTEGKNAYLQRRKPDFSRFPRLP; encoded by the exons ATGGCATTTGGAATGACTGATAAAGATATTGAGAGTATCAACAGGCGAATGGCCTCTGTTTCCGGGCATCTTATTCCGGCCGGATTCCACGACGGGAACGATAACGTCGCCTTGTCCAATTGCAGCTCCGGGATGGACGACACCTACCACCGCGTGCACGGTGAGGTTCCGACCTACATTCCTCAATGGAAGCCGGTATTTGACGATCCCGCCAACCCCTTCACcgatattatctatgaaaaagCTGAAGGCATTGCTAAG ATAACTATAAATAGGCCGGAGAGGAGAAATGCATTCCGACCTCAAACAGTGAAGGAGCTGATGCGCGCGTTCAATGATGCTAGAGATGATAACTCTATCGGAGTTATTATTTTCACGGGAAAG GGTACAAAGGCCTTTTGCAGCGGCGGTGACCAATCATTCAGGGGAAAGGAAGGTTACGCTGATTATGATAGTTTCGGTCGACTAAATGTTTTAGATTTGCAG GTCCAAATTCGTCGTCTCCCCAAACCAGTGATTGCTATG GTTGCAGGATATGCAGTTGGGGGTGGACATGTGCTTCATATGGTCTGCGATCTGACAATTGCAGCAGAAAATGCAATTTTTGGCCAAACAGGGCCCAAG GTTGGAAGCGTCGATGCTGGTTATGGAGCTTCCGTAATGGATCGTTTG ATTGGTCCGAAACGAGCGCGCGAGATGTGGTTTATGGCAAGGTTTTACAACGCTGCTGAAGCAGACAAAATGGGGCTGGTCAACACTGTCGTCCCT TTGGAGAAGCTGGAAGAGGAGACAGTTAAGTGGTGTAGAGAGATCCTAAGGAACAGCCCCATGGCGATTCGCGTTGCCAAGTCTGCTCTGAATGCCGTTGATGATGGCCATTCTGGACTTCAG CAAATGGGAGGAGATGCGACCCTTCTCTTCTATGGAACAGAGGAAGGCACGGAGGGGAAGAACGCCTACTTGCAGCGCAGGAAACCCGATTTCTCCAGATTTCCCCGTCTGCCTTGA